From a region of the Actinopolymorpha singaporensis genome:
- the aroC gene encoding chorismate synthase, producing MLRWLTAGESHGPALVAILEGLPAGVQITTDDVSRQLARRRLGYGRGARMSFERDELDFLGGVRHGRTLGGPVAVRVGNSEWPKWAKVMAADPVDPDELASLARNAPLTRPRPGHADLVGMQKYGFDEARPVLERASARETAARVALGSVATAFLSQALDATVLSHVVELGTVRAPAGSVPSAGDLERIDADPVRCLDPATSQAMVAEVDTAHKEGDTLGGVVEVVVWGLPPGLGSHVHWDRRLDARLAAALMGIQAIKGVEVGDGFELARTRGSAAQDEIERREDGLRRTSGRSGGTEGGMSTGELLRVRAAMKPISTVPRALRTVDVATGEEARAHHQRSDVCAVPAAGVVAEAMVALVVADAVLEKFGGDSVPETRRNVAAYLDQLSIR from the coding sequence ATGCTTCGGTGGCTCACCGCGGGCGAGTCGCACGGCCCCGCCCTGGTCGCAATTCTCGAAGGACTGCCGGCCGGCGTCCAGATCACCACTGACGACGTCAGCCGCCAGCTGGCTCGCCGGCGGCTGGGCTACGGCCGCGGCGCCCGGATGTCGTTCGAACGTGACGAGCTGGACTTCCTCGGCGGCGTCCGGCACGGCCGCACGCTCGGCGGGCCGGTCGCGGTGCGCGTCGGCAACAGCGAGTGGCCCAAGTGGGCGAAGGTGATGGCCGCCGACCCGGTGGACCCGGACGAGCTCGCCAGCCTGGCCCGCAACGCCCCACTGACTCGGCCCCGCCCCGGGCACGCCGACCTGGTGGGCATGCAGAAGTACGGCTTCGACGAGGCCCGCCCGGTCCTGGAACGTGCCAGCGCCCGGGAGACCGCGGCCCGGGTCGCGCTCGGGTCGGTCGCCACGGCGTTCCTGAGCCAGGCGCTGGACGCGACGGTCCTCAGCCACGTCGTGGAGCTGGGCACGGTGCGGGCACCGGCGGGCAGTGTCCCGTCGGCGGGTGACCTGGAGCGCATCGACGCCGACCCGGTGCGCTGCCTGGACCCCGCGACCAGCCAGGCGATGGTGGCCGAGGTGGACACCGCGCACAAGGAGGGCGACACCCTCGGCGGCGTCGTCGAGGTGGTCGTGTGGGGACTCCCACCCGGGCTCGGCAGCCACGTGCACTGGGACCGTCGGCTGGACGCCCGGCTCGCGGCGGCGCTGATGGGCATCCAGGCGATCAAGGGTGTCGAGGTCGGCGACGGGTTCGAGCTGGCCAGGACCCGAGGGTCGGCCGCCCAGGACGAGATCGAACGCCGCGAGGACGGCCTGCGCCGTACCTCGGGCCGTTCCGGCGGCACCGAGGGCGGCATGTCCACCGGTGAGCTGCTGCGGGTACGCGCGGCGATGAAACCGATCTCCACCGTGCCGCGCGCGCTGCGGACCGTGGACGTCGCCACCGGCGAGGAGGCCCGTGCCCACCACCAGCGTTCCGACGTGTGTGCGGTGCCGGCCGCGGGCGTGGTCGCCGAGGCGATGGTGGCGCTGGTCGTCGCCGACGCCGTACTCGAGAAGTTCGGCGGCGACTCGGTCCCGGAGACCCGGCGCAACGTCGCCGCCTACCTCGACCAGCTGAGCATCCGGTGA
- a CDS encoding prepilin peptidase, which produces MTAWNIAFVAGCVAVGGVAGTLVPAWVARLPDPVQPDSNPNAGLDMELDRDLDRESAEAVSGEADHGIGGTGDDGPSPDDRPVSYAELARWPSLPAVAAVATALTWGLLAWRLGPDAALPAVLYLALAGILLGYVDLRVRLLPNAVVLPSYAVVVALLGGAALVTGAWTRLAWALVGGAALWSFLALLGLLAPSGLGFGDVKLAGVLGVGLGWFGLPYVLVGTFAAFVLGGVVSLGLVVAGRAHRKTAIPFGPFLLAGFLLTVMYGEQVLGWYLTR; this is translated from the coding sequence GTGACGGCATGGAACATCGCGTTCGTGGCGGGTTGCGTCGCGGTCGGCGGTGTCGCCGGGACGCTGGTGCCGGCCTGGGTGGCGCGGCTGCCCGATCCGGTCCAGCCGGACAGTAATCCGAACGCCGGGCTCGACATGGAGCTCGACCGGGATCTCGACAGGGAGAGCGCCGAGGCGGTCAGCGGCGAGGCCGACCACGGAATCGGCGGGACCGGCGACGACGGCCCGTCCCCGGACGACAGGCCCGTCTCCTATGCCGAGCTCGCCCGCTGGCCGTCCCTGCCCGCGGTGGCTGCCGTGGCGACCGCCCTGACCTGGGGTCTGCTGGCCTGGCGGCTGGGACCCGACGCGGCCCTGCCGGCCGTCCTCTACCTCGCCCTGGCCGGGATCCTGCTCGGCTACGTCGACCTGCGGGTGCGGCTGTTGCCCAACGCCGTGGTCCTGCCGTCGTACGCCGTGGTGGTAGCGCTGCTCGGCGGTGCCGCGCTGGTCACCGGTGCCTGGACCAGGCTGGCCTGGGCGTTGGTCGGCGGGGCGGCCCTGTGGTCGTTCCTGGCGTTGCTGGGGCTGCTCGCCCCGTCCGGGCTCGGCTTCGGCGACGTCAAGCTGGCCGGGGTGCTCGGGGTCGGCCTGGGCTGGTTCGGCCTGCCGTACGTCCTGGTCGGCACGTTCGCGGCATTCGTGCTCGGCGGGGTGGTGAGCCTCGGTCTGGTCGTGGCCGGCCGCGCGCATCGCAAGACCGCGATCCCGTTCGGGCCGTTCCTGCTGGCGGGATTCCTGCTCACGGTGATGTACGGCGAACAAGTGCTCGGCTGGTACCTCACGCGCTGA
- a CDS encoding shikimate kinase gives MTAPKVVLIGPPGAGKSTVGTLVAEQLGVTFRDTDADVEAETGAVIADIFVDQGETAFRRLERAAVRRALTEHPGVLALGGGAVLDADTRRDLCSQHVVFLDVSLADAARRVGLDTSRPLLLGNVRGRLKQLMDARRPLYGEVASVVISTDGREPADIAGEVVRTVRGTGTAGECRS, from the coding sequence GTGACCGCGCCGAAGGTCGTCCTCATCGGCCCGCCCGGTGCAGGCAAGAGCACGGTGGGCACCCTGGTCGCCGAGCAGCTCGGCGTGACGTTCCGCGACACCGACGCCGACGTGGAGGCCGAGACCGGAGCTGTGATCGCGGACATCTTCGTCGACCAGGGCGAGACCGCGTTCCGCCGGTTGGAACGCGCCGCCGTGCGCCGGGCGCTGACCGAGCATCCGGGTGTGCTCGCCCTCGGCGGCGGAGCGGTCCTGGACGCCGACACCCGCCGGGACCTGTGCAGCCAGCACGTGGTGTTCCTCGACGTCTCGCTCGCCGACGCGGCCCGGCGAGTCGGCCTGGACACCTCCCGGCCGCTGCTGCTCGGCAACGTCCGCGGCCGGCTCAAGCAGCTGATGGACGCCCGGCGTCCGCTCTACGGCGAGGTCGCCTCGGTGGTGATCTCCACCGACGGGCGAGAACCCGCCGACATCGCCGGTGAGGTGGTCCGCACCGTGCGGGGCACAGGCACTGCGGGGGAGTGCCGGTCGTGA